A portion of the bacterium genome contains these proteins:
- a CDS encoding acyl-CoA dehydrogenase family protein, whose amino-acid sequence MSARPAPATDPEVAAQVLATVRRFVEREVLPVASRYEHENEYPTPLVERMKELGLFGATIAPEWGGMGLDYSTYARVVEEICRGWMSLSGVLNTHLMFAYVLQHFGTAEQQQRWLPAMARGEHRAALCLTEAHAGSDTQQIRTVARRDGDHYVVNGSKMFITNARTATLYSTVCKTDPTASPPHKGISLLCAERGPGLTVSRDIDKLGYKGIETCEVIFEDHRVPVANLIGGEEGRGLQTVLSGLEVGRINIAARAVGVARAAFEAAIKYSQQRTTFGKPICEHQAIQLKLAEMATKIEAATLLVRNAAAMKDRGERCDLEAGMAKYFASETCQEVSLEAMRILGGYGYTKEFPVERFYRDAPLMIIGEGTNEIQRLVIAKGLLARHRV is encoded by the coding sequence ATGTCCGCCCGCCCCGCCCCCGCCACCGATCCCGAGGTCGCCGCGCAGGTTCTGGCAACGGTCCGCCGCTTCGTCGAGCGCGAGGTGCTCCCGGTCGCGAGCCGATACGAGCACGAGAACGAGTACCCGACCCCGCTCGTCGAGCGCATGAAGGAGCTCGGACTGTTCGGCGCCACGATCGCGCCCGAGTGGGGCGGTATGGGGCTCGACTACTCGACCTACGCGCGCGTCGTCGAGGAGATCTGCCGCGGCTGGATGAGCCTCTCGGGCGTGCTCAACACGCACCTCATGTTCGCCTACGTGCTGCAGCACTTCGGTACCGCCGAGCAGCAGCAGCGCTGGCTCCCGGCGATGGCGCGCGGCGAGCACCGCGCCGCGCTCTGCCTCACCGAGGCGCACGCGGGCAGCGACACGCAGCAGATCCGCACCGTCGCCCGCCGCGACGGCGACCACTACGTGGTGAACGGCTCGAAGATGTTCATCACCAACGCGCGCACGGCGACGCTCTACTCGACCGTCTGCAAGACCGACCCCACCGCCAGCCCGCCGCACAAGGGCATCAGCCTGCTGTGCGCCGAGCGCGGCCCGGGCCTGACCGTCAGCCGCGACATCGACAAGCTCGGGTACAAAGGGATCGAGACCTGCGAGGTGATCTTCGAGGACCACCGCGTCCCGGTCGCGAACCTCATCGGCGGCGAGGAGGGGCGCGGCCTCCAGACGGTGCTGTCGGGCCTCGAGGTCGGTCGCATCAACATCGCGGCGCGCGCGGTCGGCGTCGCGCGCGCCGCCTTCGAGGCGGCGATCAAGTACAGCCAGCAGCGCACCACCTTCGGCAAGCCCATCTGCGAGCACCAGGCGATCCAGCTGAAGCTCGCCGAGATGGCGACCAAGATCGAGGCCGCCACGCTGCTCGTGCGCAACGCCGCTGCCATGAAGGATCGCGGCGAGCGCTGCGACCTCGAGGCCGGCATGGCCAAGTACTTCGCGTCCGAGACCTGCCAGGAGGTGTCGCTCGAGGCGATGCGCATCCTCGGCGGCTACGGCTACACCAAGGAGTTCCCGGTCGAGCGCTTCTACCGGGACGCGCCCCTCATGATCATCGGCGAAGGCACGAACGAGATCCAGCGCCTGGTGATCGCCAAGGGGCTGCTCGCCCGGCACCGCGTCTGA
- a CDS encoding alpha-L-glutamate ligase-like protein, with product MIAALARLPDLVLGINRRNHDYLFRFNRRDRFALVDDKIATKERLAAHDVPHPPALEVCDAPWRLRELAPRLRAHGAFAMKPACGAGGGGIVVVVGLRDGRFETAGGRTLDWRELAAHAADVLAGVYSMAGREDRVLVEGLVVGDPELARLSYRGVPDLRVVVLRGVPLLAMLRLPTRRSDGRANLHLGGLGVGIDLASGRTTTAISGRREVTMHPDLGVPLAGTVIPGWDQALRTAVRAADAIGLGFVGVDLVLDAAHGPLVLELNARPGLAIQLANRRGMRPLLERVAQAAVPPSPEARIALGRALVAE from the coding sequence ATGATCGCTGCCCTGGCGCGGCTGCCGGACCTCGTGCTCGGCATCAACCGGCGCAACCACGACTACCTCTTCCGCTTCAACCGCCGCGACCGCTTCGCCCTGGTCGACGACAAGATCGCCACCAAGGAGCGTCTCGCCGCGCACGACGTGCCCCATCCGCCGGCGCTCGAGGTGTGCGACGCGCCCTGGCGGCTGCGTGAGCTCGCGCCTCGCCTGCGTGCGCACGGCGCCTTCGCGATGAAGCCGGCGTGCGGGGCGGGCGGCGGCGGCATCGTCGTCGTCGTGGGACTGCGCGACGGGCGCTTCGAGACGGCGGGCGGGCGGACGCTCGACTGGCGCGAGCTGGCCGCGCACGCGGCCGACGTGCTCGCGGGCGTCTACTCGATGGCCGGCCGCGAGGACCGCGTGCTCGTCGAGGGGCTCGTGGTCGGCGACCCGGAGCTCGCCCGGCTGTCGTACCGCGGCGTGCCCGACCTGCGCGTCGTCGTCCTGCGCGGCGTGCCCCTGTTGGCGATGCTGCGGCTGCCGACGCGGCGCTCGGACGGGCGCGCGAACCTCCATCTCGGCGGCCTCGGCGTCGGCATCGATCTCGCGAGCGGCCGCACCACGACGGCCATCAGCGGCCGGCGGGAGGTCACGATGCATCCGGATCTCGGCGTGCCGCTCGCCGGCACCGTGATCCCGGGATGGGACCAGGCGCTGCGCACGGCGGTGCGGGCGGCGGACGCGATCGGGCTCGGCTTCGTCGGCGTCGACCTCGTGCTCGACGCCGCCCACGGCCCCCTCGTGCTCGAGCTGAACGCGCGGCCCGGGCTGGCGATCCAGCTGGCGAACCGGCGTGGGATGCGCCCGCTGCTCGAGCGCGTCGCCCAGGCTGCGGTGCCACCGTCGCCGGAGGCGCGCATCGCGCTCGGCCGCGCGCTCGTGGCGGAGTGA
- a CDS encoding AAA family ATPase produces MYEAFYGFREAPFRVTPDPRFLYRNPCYDEACAALVYGIDQRKGFLSLVGEAGTGKTTLLRYLLDSINPSTRTVLLLHPTVSFDEILEYILTELGIPVDGGRKLVLLQRLNEFLLEHTRAGGNVVLLIDEAQDLDARVLEELRLLSNLETGSEKILQILLAGQPELEQKLAQGSLRQLRQRIAMHVRLRALGPDELAAYMRRRLEQVGAPDLELFTPEAVARIHAVTGGIPRIVNVLCDASLVSGFAAGQRKITADVVDEAWADYARLLPPEDPAAQAAAPAPATAATAPVAASPTPVAAAPAPATTPPEPAAPRAAGGVEAVCADAGRRPLTLAPAPMATPPPRSAPTAVHAGPLAVVPTPAPVAAEQGPRFAAPRAAMGASAQTAAAAQAALATQADPAPRGPRLAAAPPRSAAGGGLRRDRAAAPRPRRARGARRCGCDRDDASRPRGAARRAAPRAARRTITVGRARAGGRARVPGSGPTGRSSGRRSAREPASGPAAESPPAEAAAEPADARDPVPASETAANADAVAAAPADAAAAAPQEAPQQAPPDTELTVGPPTLAEARTLVQDFRLAYEDRDVDRLMALFARDATENGRAGLTQIAEAYRKAFLDIDDVQYTLPDLRLTTRDVRVTARGPFVVTYRNRDGTQGEMRGTATWTIERRDGRPRIAAFQYEMAPTPARPR; encoded by the coding sequence ATGTACGAGGCGTTCTACGGCTTCCGTGAGGCTCCGTTCCGGGTCACGCCCGACCCGCGCTTCCTCTATCGGAACCCGTGCTACGACGAGGCCTGCGCCGCCCTCGTCTACGGCATCGATCAACGCAAGGGCTTCCTCTCCCTGGTCGGCGAGGCCGGCACCGGCAAGACGACGCTGCTGCGCTACCTGCTCGACTCCATCAACCCGAGCACGCGCACGGTGCTCCTGCTGCACCCCACGGTCTCGTTCGACGAGATCCTCGAGTACATCCTCACCGAGCTCGGCATTCCCGTCGACGGCGGTCGCAAGCTCGTCCTGCTCCAGCGCCTGAACGAGTTCCTGCTCGAGCACACGCGCGCCGGCGGCAACGTCGTGCTCCTCATCGACGAGGCCCAGGACCTCGACGCGCGCGTGCTGGAGGAGCTGCGGCTGCTCTCGAACCTGGAGACCGGCAGCGAGAAGATCCTCCAGATCCTCCTCGCCGGGCAGCCGGAGCTGGAGCAGAAGCTCGCCCAGGGGAGCCTGCGTCAGCTCCGCCAGCGCATCGCCATGCACGTGCGCCTGCGGGCGCTCGGCCCGGACGAGCTGGCCGCCTACATGCGCCGGCGCCTGGAGCAGGTCGGTGCGCCGGACCTCGAGCTCTTCACGCCCGAGGCGGTCGCGCGCATCCACGCGGTCACCGGCGGCATCCCGCGCATCGTCAACGTGCTCTGCGACGCCAGCCTGGTCAGCGGATTCGCCGCGGGGCAGCGAAAGATCACCGCCGACGTCGTCGACGAGGCGTGGGCCGACTACGCGCGCCTGCTCCCCCCCGAGGATCCGGCGGCACAGGCGGCGGCCCCGGCACCCGCCACGGCAGCCACCGCGCCGGTCGCGGCGTCGCCGACTCCCGTCGCGGCGGCCCCGGCACCCGCCACGACCCCGCCCGAGCCCGCGGCCCCTCGCGCCGCCGGTGGAGTCGAGGCCGTCTGCGCCGATGCCGGTCGCCGCCCCCTGACGCTGGCGCCCGCGCCGATGGCGACGCCCCCGCCGCGGAGTGCACCGACCGCCGTGCATGCCGGCCCGCTCGCCGTCGTGCCCACGCCGGCGCCGGTCGCCGCCGAGCAGGGGCCGCGCTTCGCGGCACCGCGCGCGGCGATGGGGGCGTCGGCCCAGACCGCCGCCGCGGCCCAGGCCGCGCTCGCGACGCAGGCCGATCCCGCGCCGCGCGGTCCCCGCCTGGCTGCGGCGCCGCCCCGCTCCGCCGCCGGCGGCGGCCTCCGACGGGATCGGGCGGCTGCTCCTCGCCCTCGCCGTGCTCGTGGCGCTCGGCGGTGCGGTTGCGATCGGGATGATGCGTCCCGACCTCGTGGCGCCGCTCGTCGCGCCGCTCCTCGAGCGGCTCGGAGGACGATCACCGTCGGTCGCGCCCGCGCCGGCGGCCGTGCCCGAGTCCCCGGCTCCGGCCCCACCGGTCGCAGCTCCGGACGCCGTTCCGCCCGGGAGCCGGCGTCCGGCCCCGCGGCGGAGAGCCCGCCGGCCGAGGCCGCGGCGGAGCCGGCCGACGCCCGCGATCCGGTCCCCGCCTCGGAGACCGCCGCGAACGCCGACGCCGTCGCCGCGGCGCCGGCGGACGCCGCGGCGGCGGCGCCGCAGGAGGCGCCGCAGCAGGCGCCGCCGGACACCGAGCTCACCGTCGGGCCGCCTACCCTCGCCGAGGCCCGCACGCTGGTGCAGGACTTCCGGCTCGCCTACGAGGATCGCGACGTCGACCGCCTGATGGCGCTCTTCGCGCGCGACGCCACCGAGAACGGCCGCGCCGGGCTCACGCAGATCGCGGAGGCCTATCGCAAGGCGTTCCTCGACATCGACGACGTCCAGTACACGCTGCCGGACCTGCGGCTCACGACGCGCGACGTGCGGGTGACCGCGCGCGGCCCCTTCGTGGTGACCTACCGCAATCGCGACGGCACGCAGGGCGAGATGCGCGGCACGGCCACGTGGACGATCGAGCGGCGCGACGGCCGCCCGCGCATCGCGGCCTTCCAGTACGAGATGGCGCCGACGCCGGCCCGCCCGCGCTGA